From Triticum urartu cultivar G1812 chromosome 2, Tu2.1, whole genome shotgun sequence, a single genomic window includes:
- the LOC125536681 gene encoding probable mixed-linked glucan synthase 3, translating into MASAAGAGGANAGLADPLLASAKKPVGAKGKHWVAADKDQRRAAKESGGEDGRPLLFRTYKVKGTLLHPYRALIFIRLIAVLLFFVWRIKHNKSDVMWFWTMSVVGDVWFGFSWLLNQLPKFNPVKTIPDMVALRRQYDLPDGTSTLPGIDVFVTTADPIDEPILYTMNCVLSILASDYPVDRCACYLSDDSGALIQYEALVETAKFATLWVPFCRKHCIEPRAPESFFEQEAPLYTGSAPEEFKNDHNSVYIEYDEFKERLDSLSSAISKRSDAYNSMKTEEGDANATWMANGTQWPGSWIDTTEIHRKGHHAGIVKVVLDHSIRGHNLGSQASTRNLNFASTDVRLPMLVYISRGKNPSYDHNKKAGALNAQLRASALLSNAQFIINFDCDHYINNSQALRAAMCFMLDQRQGDSTAFVQFPQRFDNVDPSDRYGNHNRVFFDGTMLALNGLQGPSYLGTGCMFRRIALYGIDPPEWRHANIVVDDKRFGSSIPFLESVSKAINQERSTIPPPISETLVAEMERVVSASHDKATGWGKGVGYIYDIATEDIVTGFRIHGQGWRSMYCTMERDAFCGIAPINLTERLHQIVRWSGGSLEMFFSLNNPLIGGRRIQSLQRVSYLNMTVYPVTSLFILLYALSPVMWLIPDEVYIQRPFTKYVVFLLVIILMIHVIGWLEIKWAGVTWLDYWRNEQFFMIGSTSAYPAAVLHMVVNLLTKKGIHFRVTSKQTAADTNDKFADLYDMRWVPMLIPTTVVLIANVGAIGVAMGKTIVYMGAWTIAQKTHAALGLLFNVWIMVLLYPFALAIMGRWAKRPVILVVLLPVAFTIVCLVYVAVHILLLSYLTF; encoded by the exons ATGGCGTCGGCGGCCGGTGCTGGTGGGGCAAATGCCGGCCTCGCCGACCCGCTGCTGGCGAGCGCCAAGAAGCCGGTCGGCGCCAAGGGCAAGCACTGGGTGGCCGCCGACAAGGACCAGCGGCGGGCCGCCAAGGAGAGCGGCGGCGAGGACGGCAGGCCGTTGCTGTTCCGGACGTACAAGGTCAAAGGCACCCTCCTGCACCCCTACAG GGCCTTGATCTTCATTCGCTTAATTGCCGTTCTCCTATTCTTCGTATGGCGCATCAAGCACAACAAATCAGATGTCATGTGGTTTTGGACAATGTCAGTTGTCGGGGACGTATGGTTCGGGTTCTCGTGGCTGCTCAACCAACTCCCAAAGTTTAACCCTGTCAAAACCATACCTGATATGGTCGCCCTTAGGCGACAATACGATCTTCCAGATGGGACATCTACACTTCCTGGCATAGATGTCTTTGTCACCACTGCTGATCCAATCGATGAGCCGATACTATACACCATGAATTGTGTTCTCTCTATCCTTGCTTCTGACTATCCTGTTGATAGGTGTGCCTGCTATCTCTCAGATGATAGTGGCGCATTGATCCAATACGAGGCCTTGGTTGAGACTGCAAAGTTTGCTACTTTGTGGGTCCCATTTTGTCGGAAGCATTGCATCGAGCCAAGAGCCCCAGAAAGCTTTTTTGAACAAGAGGCACCGTTGTACACTGGAAGTGCACCAGAGGAGTTCAAGAATGATCATAACAGTGTATATATAGAGTATGATGAGTTCAAAGAGCGCTTAGACTCACTATCTAGTGCTATTTCCAAGCGTTCCGATGCTTACAACAGCATGAAGACCGAGGAAGGAGATGCCAACGCCACTTGGATGGCAAATGGGACGCAATGGCCAGGATCATGGATTGACACAACGGAAATCCATAGGAAAGGACATCATGCTGGAATTGTTAAG GTTGTGTTGGACCATTCGATCCGTGGGCATAATCTTGGTTCGCAAGCAAGCACCCGCAACCTCAACTTCGCCAGCACTGATGTGCGCCTCCCGATGCTTGTATATATCTCTCGCGGAAAGAACCCAAGCTATGACCACAACAAGAAAGCTGGTGCCTTGAATGCGCAATTGCGTGCCTCTGCACTACTCTCCAACGCGCAATTCATCATCAACTTCGACTGCGACCACTACATCAACAACTCTCAAGCCCTACGTGCAGCTATGTGCTTCATGCTAGATCAACGACAAGGTGATAGCACTGCTTTCGTTCAATTCCCTCAACGCTTCGACAATGTTGATCCATCAGACCGATATGGCAACCACAACCGTGTCTTCTTTGATGGCACAATGCTCGCCCTCAATGGTCTCCAAGGTCCATCTTACCTTGGCACTGGTTGCATGTTCCGCCGCATAGCCCTTTATGGCATTGACCCACCTGAGTGGAGACATGCCAACATCGTGGTTGATGATAAAAGGTTTGGTAGCTCCATACCCTTCCTAGAATCCGTATCAAAAGCCATAAACCAAGAAAGATCTACCATACCTCCACCCATTAGTGAAACATTAGTGGCTGAGATGGAAAGGGTTGTGTCAGCTTCACATGATAAAGCCACTGGGTGGGGCAAGGGTGTTGGGTACATATATGACATAGCCACAGAGGATATAGTGACTGGTTTCCGCATCCATGGTCAAGGTTGGCGTTCCATGTATTGTACAATGGAGCGCGACGCCTTCTGTGGCATTGCACCAATCAACCTAACTGAGCGCCTCCACCAAATTGTGCGCTGGTCAGGTGGATCTTTAGAGATGTTCTTCTCACTAAATAACCCACTCATAGGTGGTCGTCGGATCCAATCCCTTCAGCGTGTCTCCTACCTCAACATGACGGTCTACCCAGTAACATCACTCTTTATCCTTCTCTATGCTCTCAGCCCAGTGATGTGGCTTATCCCTGATGAAGTATACATTCAGAGGCCATTCACCAAATATGTTGTGTTCCTTCTCGTGATCATTCTGATGATCCATGTTATTGGGTGGCTCGAGATAAAATGGGCGGGGGTCACATGGTTGGATTACTGGAGGAATGAACAGTTCTTCATGATCGGGTCGACGAGTGCATACCCAGCAGCCGTGCTTCACATGGTGGTGAATCTCCTTACAAAGAAGGGTATTCACTTCAGAGTTACTTCGAAGCAAACAGCGGCAGACACCAATGACAAGTTTGCCGACTTGTATGACATGCGATGGGTGCCAATGTTAATACCCACAACAGTAGTGCTGATTGCCAATGTTGGTGCAATCGGTGTAGCCATGGGTAAAACGATAGTATACATGGGAGCATGGACAATTGCACAGAAGACACATGCCGCATTGGGTCTGCTCTTCAATGTGTGGATCATGGTGCTGCTCTATCCGTTTGCATTGGCGATCATGGGACGGTGGGCAAAGAGGCCAGTCATCCTGGTGGTCTTGTTGCCGGTTGCCTTTACAATAGTTTGCCTTGTATATGTTGCTGTTCATATCTTACTTCTTAGCTATCTTACATTCTAG